The stretch of DNA CCTCCTCTCCGCGGCCGCGCCCGTCGTCTCCCCGAACCCTAGCTTCGCCGTCGAGGATTACCTCGTCTCCACCTGCGGCCTGACCCGAGCCCAGGCACTCAaggcctcccccaagctcgcccaCCTCAGGTCCCCCGCCAACCCCGACGCCGTgctcgccttcctcgccggccgcggcctctccggcgccgacgtcgccgccctcgtcgccaAGGACCCCAAGTTCCTCTGCACCAAGGTCGACAAGGGCCTGTCCCCCATCGTCGCGGGCCTCTCCGGCGTCGGCCTGTCAGATCCCGAGATGGCGCGGCTCCTCTCGCTCGCCCCAGACAGATTCCGCTGTAGATCCATCGTCCCCAATATACACTACTGCCTGTGCATCTTCGTGTCCTACGAGAATCTCCTCTCTGCTGTCAAGCGCAATTTCTACATTCTCACGTCCAACCTTGAGAGAGTGATCAAGCCCAATGTCGCGGCCCTGCGAGAGTTTGGGCTTGGTCCTTGTGCTATTGCCAAGCTGTGCCTCGCTCAGCCATGGCTGCTCACCTGCAACGTAGAGTGTGTCCGGGCGACGGCGGTGTGCGTCCAAGGTCTGGGTATACCCCGAGGATCTGGGATGTTTAGGCATGCACTCAGTGCTGTTGCATTCGTCAGCGAGGAGAAAATCGCCGCCAAAGTGGAGCACCTGAAGAAAACATTCAGGTGGTCGGATGCTGAGGTGGGCATTGCTATTTCTAAGGCTCCAAATGTGCTGAATAAGACTAAGGAGTTTCTGCAGAGAAGGTCAGAGTTCCTCATCTCTGATTTGGGGTTGGAACCCGCATACATTGCTCATCGCCCCGTAATGCTCTCGTACAGCTTGGAGGGCCGGCTAAGGCCCCGGAGCTACGTTGTGAAGTTTCTTAAGGCAAATGGATTGCTAGATCCCGACCGGGACTTGTATTCCGTGCTTGTAGTGACTGAGAAGGTATTCATGGAGAGGTACATATGCCCTCACAAGGAAGCTGCACCATGCCTCGCTCCAGACTATGCTGATGCTTGCAAAGGGCTAATGCCGACTAATTTCAGATTTACATGAAGCAAGGATTGGTTATGGAAATCGCTAACTGTGTATGGCATGACAGTTTTCACCATTCATAGTAAGCTGGTAATTCACATTAGTATTTTTTCCCCTAAAT from Triticum dicoccoides isolate Atlit2015 ecotype Zavitan chromosome 6A, WEW_v2.0, whole genome shotgun sequence encodes:
- the LOC119319260 gene encoding uncharacterized protein LOC119319260, whose product is MLRLRLRCRALSQLLPPPSSSPISQLLGYHSRLLSAAAPVVSPNPSFAVEDYLVSTCGLTRAQALKASPKLAHLRSPANPDAVLAFLAGRGLSGADVAALVAKDPKFLCTKVDKGLSPIVAGLSGVGLSDPEMARLLSLAPDRFRCRSIVPNIHYCLCIFVSYENLLSAVKRNFYILTSNLERVIKPNVAALREFGLGPCAIAKLCLAQPWLLTCNVECVRATAVCVQGLGIPRGSGMFRHALSAVAFVSEEKIAAKVEHLKKTFRWSDAEVGIAISKAPNVLNKTKEFLQRSLEGRLRPRSYVVKFLKANGLLDPDRDLYSVLVVTEKVFMERYICPHKEAAPCLAPDYADACKGLMPTNFRFT